Proteins co-encoded in one Papaver somniferum cultivar HN1 chromosome 5, ASM357369v1, whole genome shotgun sequence genomic window:
- the LOC113283564 gene encoding zinc finger HIT domain-containing protein 2-like isoform X1 — protein sequence MFDTDMTKENQTVVMKDDIVEDSISTLMGDTVITTEKSSEPFDAFPANKIVCRVCQKQFSQYTCPRRNLRYCSLQCYKGHSLRCTESFMRENVMAELHQTQPDDNSKQKMLDILKRFHSEEEPIEDMDHSDNDDIDDRTLSEETMQKILSGNQVSLDDLSPEEVQQFQRAVASGELSKLIKPWGPWWFNLSAKTISFSREGAQLVKPLPQQDTALPLQDTLEGGQFSEVPPGPENPLPPINKLSSTNPSPLLSVHLIDIIYSYCFTLRLYNGDWESDALDSAMVVLSLLGEGALPESVAEALAHSLKQTCSPSYRPAGGLQFGVGLINDLVTLLHLDRNALVCALCDLQRLVQAGGHELRSGNLRMLKKSEMKAKLKLVDRKIYFMMCWVYGQPNEAWTSLATLVEMEKGVMAEIYSGGVWARKILPQQFS from the exons ATGTTTGATACAGATATGACAAAAGAGAATCAAACGGTTGTCATGAAGGACGATATCGTAGAG GACAGTATTTCGACTTTAATGGGAGACACAGTGATAACAACAGAGAAGTCTTCTGAACCATTTGATGCTTTCCCAGCAAACAAGATCGTATGCCGCGT ATGCCAGAAGCAATTTTCACAATATACTTGTCCCAGACGCAACTTGCGGTACTGCTCCCTTCAATGCTATAAG GGGCATAGTCTTCGATGTACGGAATCTTTCATGCGAGAAAATGTAATGGCAGAGTTGCACCAAACACAGCCAGATGATAACTCAAAACAGAAAATGCTGGACATATTGAAACGATTTCACTCGGAAGAGGAACCAATTGAAGACATGGATCACAGCGATAATGATGATATTGATG ATCGTACTTTATCGGAAGAGACTATGCAGAAGATTTTATCAG GAAATCAAGTCAGTTTGGACGACTTATCTCCAGAAGAAGTACAGCAGTTTCAGAGAGCAGTGGCATCTGGTGAACTAAGTAAACTTATAAAACCCTGGGGACCATGGTGGTTTAACCTTTCTGCAAAAACAATTTCATTTAGCCGAGAAGGAGCTCAACTCGTGAAGCCACTTCCCCAACAAGATACAGCATTGCCACTACAAGATACCCTAGAAGGTGGTCAATTCAGTGAAGTTCCTCCTGGACCTGAAAACCCACTTCCACCTATTAACAAATTGAGTTCAACAAATCCATCCCCGCTTTTGTCAGTTCACCTTATCGACATCATATATAGTTATTGCTTTACACTTCGCCTCTACAATGGAGATTGGGAATCTGACGCGCTTGATTCAGCAATGGTCGTTTTAAGCTTATTAGGCGAAGGTGCGCTACCTGAGAGTGTAGCAGAAGCCTTAGCCCACAGCTTGAAGCAGACATGTTCACCATCTTATAGACCTGCAGGTGGGCTCCAATTTGGAGTAGGTCTTATTAATGATCTCGTAACTCTACTTCATCTTGACCGAAACGCACTGGTCTGTGCGCTTTGTGATCTACAGAGACTCGTTCAGGCTGGAGGACATGAGTTGAGATCCGGTAACTTGAGAATGTTGAAGAAGAGTGAGATGAAGGCTAAGCTTAAACTTGTTGACAGAAAAATATATTTCATGATGTGCTGGGTTTATGGACAACCAAATGAAGCTTGGACTTCATTGGCAACCCTAGTCGAAATGGAAAAGGGTGTTATGGCTGAAATTTATAGTGGAGGTGTTTGGGCAAGAAAAATCTTACCTCAACAATTCAGCTGA
- the LOC113283564 gene encoding zinc finger HIT domain-containing protein 2-like isoform X4 has protein sequence MPRYVPGFDSLFSYQYCRCQKQFSQYTCPRRNLRYCSLQCYKGHSLRCTESFMRENVMAELHQTQPDDNSKQKMLDILKRFHSEEEPIEDMDHSDNDDIDDRTLSEETMQKILSGNQVSLDDLSPEEVQQFQRAVASGELSKLIKPWGPWWFNLSAKTISFSREGAQLVKPLPQQDTALPLQDTLEGGQFSEVPPGPENPLPPINKLSSTNPSPLLSVHLIDIIYSYCFTLRLYNGDWESDALDSAMVVLSLLGEGALPESVAEALAHSLKQTCSPSYRPAGGLQFGVGLINDLVTLLHLDRNALVCALCDLQRLVQAGGHELRSGNLRMLKKSEMKAKLKLVDRKIYFMMCWVYGQPNEAWTSLATLVEMEKGVMAEIYSGGVWARKILPQQFS, from the exons ATGCCGCGT TATGTTCCAGGGTTTGATTCTCTTTTTTCCTACCAATACTGTAGATGCCAGAAGCAATTTTCACAATATACTTGTCCCAGACGCAACTTGCGGTACTGCTCCCTTCAATGCTATAAG GGGCATAGTCTTCGATGTACGGAATCTTTCATGCGAGAAAATGTAATGGCAGAGTTGCACCAAACACAGCCAGATGATAACTCAAAACAGAAAATGCTGGACATATTGAAACGATTTCACTCGGAAGAGGAACCAATTGAAGACATGGATCACAGCGATAATGATGATATTGATG ATCGTACTTTATCGGAAGAGACTATGCAGAAGATTTTATCAG GAAATCAAGTCAGTTTGGACGACTTATCTCCAGAAGAAGTACAGCAGTTTCAGAGAGCAGTGGCATCTGGTGAACTAAGTAAACTTATAAAACCCTGGGGACCATGGTGGTTTAACCTTTCTGCAAAAACAATTTCATTTAGCCGAGAAGGAGCTCAACTCGTGAAGCCACTTCCCCAACAAGATACAGCATTGCCACTACAAGATACCCTAGAAGGTGGTCAATTCAGTGAAGTTCCTCCTGGACCTGAAAACCCACTTCCACCTATTAACAAATTGAGTTCAACAAATCCATCCCCGCTTTTGTCAGTTCACCTTATCGACATCATATATAGTTATTGCTTTACACTTCGCCTCTACAATGGAGATTGGGAATCTGACGCGCTTGATTCAGCAATGGTCGTTTTAAGCTTATTAGGCGAAGGTGCGCTACCTGAGAGTGTAGCAGAAGCCTTAGCCCACAGCTTGAAGCAGACATGTTCACCATCTTATAGACCTGCAGGTGGGCTCCAATTTGGAGTAGGTCTTATTAATGATCTCGTAACTCTACTTCATCTTGACCGAAACGCACTGGTCTGTGCGCTTTGTGATCTACAGAGACTCGTTCAGGCTGGAGGACATGAGTTGAGATCCGGTAACTTGAGAATGTTGAAGAAGAGTGAGATGAAGGCTAAGCTTAAACTTGTTGACAGAAAAATATATTTCATGATGTGCTGGGTTTATGGACAACCAAATGAAGCTTGGACTTCATTGGCAACCCTAGTCGAAATGGAAAAGGGTGTTATGGCTGAAATTTATAGTGGAGGTGTTTGGGCAAGAAAAATCTTACCTCAACAATTCAGCTGA
- the LOC113283563 gene encoding uncharacterized protein LOC113283563 yields MKCVEFEDKLRNLMSMKLAFEKEIEGYRAGFSGLEEHIMGLCKELNVSREREKKSQERITYLEEVVKKIGNGRESETQVLRLEEGNSALRLSHSHGNRERESEPKGSLNKGKNNINEILCSEMDSAADDAHVLPSTVEEKILSNTEKILTSAFPPSCNPASLQGNRNQHGSGQCYNVKDDKMNTPLASRVALVTIVEKQLGHEIKGISSEKLLILEQGSVRTLSTGLIEIDDSDHGKEISPNHTYNITSKEMDQFSTDVTSQKILLTPNKCLKRPLPDQCCEEYESIFGEDKALIPLPETAKKCRITEALISRTKSEDDVTIPVSSTMNLCARGQQMEISISSSRRRSVSPRQCLGKSYCAESTTKHLYKENVVDKVGSDDSEGKSLGGLCVKSSVSSGSGDNSSDSEDSVCIDLSYKQVLEKLKQSRLRESKWQFEADMLSSFEEDPELCMKAVCTLYRQQMSFKDSETRSSCSTNRGFNKYDALRGTALAEFLMDGGQEGDLNKSVKDLEMFDQKAVGDCRRLAANYSKQLFSIYQKKEDPFFLPI; encoded by the exons ATGAAGTGTGTTGAATTTGAAGATAAATTGAGGAATCTAATGTCAATGAAACTCgcttttgaaaaagaaattgaagGATATAGGGCGGGATTCAGTGGACTGGAAGAGCATATTATGGGTCTATGTAAAGAACTTAATGTTAGTCgcgaaagagagaagaagtcacAGGAAAGAATCACTTACCTGGAAGAGGTAGtcaaaaagattggaaatggaAGAGAGTCGGAGACGCAGGTCTTGAGGCTGGAGGAAGGTAATTCAGCTTTGAGATTATCACATTCTCATGGTAATAGAGAAAGAGAATCTGAACCAAAAGGTTCGCTGAATAAGGGAAAGAACAATATAAACGAAATACTTTGCAGTGAAATGGATAGCGCAGCCGATGATGCTCATGTGCTTCCGTCCACCGTCGAAGAGAAGATTCTTAGTAACACTGAAAAGATTCTTACATCCGCCTTTCCACCTAGTTGCAACCCTGCCTCACTTCAGGGGAACAGAAATCAACATGGTTCAG GCCAGTGTTATAACGTCAAGGACGATAAGATGAATACACCATTAGCTTCGAGGGTGGCATTAGTGACGATAGTAGAAAAGCAACTAGGTCATGAGATAAAAGGGATATCTAGTGAAAAGCTACTTATACTCGAGCAAGGTAGTGTAAGAACATTGTCAACAGGTCTAATTGAGATTGATGACAGTGACCATGGAAAGGAGATTTCTCCAAATCATACATATAACATCACAAGCAAAGAAATGGATCAGTTTTCAACTGATGTTACTTCACAAAAAATTTTACTGACTCCTAATAAGTGTTTAAAGCGGCCGCTGCCAGATCAGTGTTGTGAGGAATATGAAAGCATCTTTGGAGAGGATAAGGCATTAATCCCATTACCGGAAACTGCGAAAAAATGTAGAATTACGGAAGCATTGATCAGTAGAACCAAAAGTGAAGATGATGTTACAATTCCAGTCAGTAGTACAATGAATTTGTGTGCCAGGGGTCAACAGATGGAAATTTCCATATCCTCTTCAAGAAGGAGATCGGTTTCGCCGAGACAGTGTCTAGGAAAAAGTTATTGTGCAGAAAGTACTACAAAGCATTTGTACAAAGAAAATGTTGTGGATAAAGTTGGGTCAGACGACAGTGAGGGTAAATCTTTGGGTGGACTATGTGTAAAAAGCTCTGTTAGTTCAGGCAGTGGAGATAATTCTAGTGACTCAGAAGATTCGGTATGCATCGACTTGTCTTATAAACAGGTTCTAGAAAAACTTAAACAAAGCAGATTGAGAGAATCAAAATGGCAGTTTGAGGCAGACATGCTATCTTCATTTGAAGAGGATCCGGAACTTTGTATGAAGGCTGTTTGTACTCTCTATCGACAGCAAATGTCTTTCAAAGACTCAGAGACGAGATCTTCGTGCTCCACTAACCGAGGCTTTAACAAGTATGATGCGCTCAG GGGAACTGCGTTAGCTGAATTTTTGATGGACGGAGGCCAAGAAGGTGACTTGAACAAATCTGTAAAGGACTTGGAGATGTTCGATCAGAAAGCCGTTGGAGACTGCAGGAGATTGGCTGCAAATTACTCAAAGCAATTATTCAGTATATATCAGAAGAAAGAAGATCCATTCTTTCTTCCAATCTAG
- the LOC113283564 gene encoding zinc finger HIT domain-containing protein 2-like isoform X3 has product MGDTVITTEKSSEPFDAFPANKIVCRVCQKQFSQYTCPRRNLRYCSLQCYKGHSLRCTESFMRENVMAELHQTQPDDNSKQKMLDILKRFHSEEEPIEDMDHSDNDDIDDRTLSEETMQKILSGNQVSLDDLSPEEVQQFQRAVASGELSKLIKPWGPWWFNLSAKTISFSREGAQLVKPLPQQDTALPLQDTLEGGQFSEVPPGPENPLPPINKLSSTNPSPLLSVHLIDIIYSYCFTLRLYNGDWESDALDSAMVVLSLLGEGALPESVAEALAHSLKQTCSPSYRPAGGLQFGVGLINDLVTLLHLDRNALVCALCDLQRLVQAGGHELRSGNLRMLKKSEMKAKLKLVDRKIYFMMCWVYGQPNEAWTSLATLVEMEKGVMAEIYSGGVWARKILPQQFS; this is encoded by the exons ATGGGAGACACAGTGATAACAACAGAGAAGTCTTCTGAACCATTTGATGCTTTCCCAGCAAACAAGATCGTATGCCGCGT ATGCCAGAAGCAATTTTCACAATATACTTGTCCCAGACGCAACTTGCGGTACTGCTCCCTTCAATGCTATAAG GGGCATAGTCTTCGATGTACGGAATCTTTCATGCGAGAAAATGTAATGGCAGAGTTGCACCAAACACAGCCAGATGATAACTCAAAACAGAAAATGCTGGACATATTGAAACGATTTCACTCGGAAGAGGAACCAATTGAAGACATGGATCACAGCGATAATGATGATATTGATG ATCGTACTTTATCGGAAGAGACTATGCAGAAGATTTTATCAG GAAATCAAGTCAGTTTGGACGACTTATCTCCAGAAGAAGTACAGCAGTTTCAGAGAGCAGTGGCATCTGGTGAACTAAGTAAACTTATAAAACCCTGGGGACCATGGTGGTTTAACCTTTCTGCAAAAACAATTTCATTTAGCCGAGAAGGAGCTCAACTCGTGAAGCCACTTCCCCAACAAGATACAGCATTGCCACTACAAGATACCCTAGAAGGTGGTCAATTCAGTGAAGTTCCTCCTGGACCTGAAAACCCACTTCCACCTATTAACAAATTGAGTTCAACAAATCCATCCCCGCTTTTGTCAGTTCACCTTATCGACATCATATATAGTTATTGCTTTACACTTCGCCTCTACAATGGAGATTGGGAATCTGACGCGCTTGATTCAGCAATGGTCGTTTTAAGCTTATTAGGCGAAGGTGCGCTACCTGAGAGTGTAGCAGAAGCCTTAGCCCACAGCTTGAAGCAGACATGTTCACCATCTTATAGACCTGCAGGTGGGCTCCAATTTGGAGTAGGTCTTATTAATGATCTCGTAACTCTACTTCATCTTGACCGAAACGCACTGGTCTGTGCGCTTTGTGATCTACAGAGACTCGTTCAGGCTGGAGGACATGAGTTGAGATCCGGTAACTTGAGAATGTTGAAGAAGAGTGAGATGAAGGCTAAGCTTAAACTTGTTGACAGAAAAATATATTTCATGATGTGCTGGGTTTATGGACAACCAAATGAAGCTTGGACTTCATTGGCAACCCTAGTCGAAATGGAAAAGGGTGTTATGGCTGAAATTTATAGTGGAGGTGTTTGGGCAAGAAAAATCTTACCTCAACAATTCAGCTGA
- the LOC113283564 gene encoding zinc finger HIT domain-containing protein 2-like isoform X2 yields the protein MTKENQTVVMKDDIVEDSISTLMGDTVITTEKSSEPFDAFPANKIVCRVCQKQFSQYTCPRRNLRYCSLQCYKGHSLRCTESFMRENVMAELHQTQPDDNSKQKMLDILKRFHSEEEPIEDMDHSDNDDIDDRTLSEETMQKILSGNQVSLDDLSPEEVQQFQRAVASGELSKLIKPWGPWWFNLSAKTISFSREGAQLVKPLPQQDTALPLQDTLEGGQFSEVPPGPENPLPPINKLSSTNPSPLLSVHLIDIIYSYCFTLRLYNGDWESDALDSAMVVLSLLGEGALPESVAEALAHSLKQTCSPSYRPAGGLQFGVGLINDLVTLLHLDRNALVCALCDLQRLVQAGGHELRSGNLRMLKKSEMKAKLKLVDRKIYFMMCWVYGQPNEAWTSLATLVEMEKGVMAEIYSGGVWARKILPQQFS from the exons ATGACAAAAGAGAATCAAACGGTTGTCATGAAGGACGATATCGTAGAG GACAGTATTTCGACTTTAATGGGAGACACAGTGATAACAACAGAGAAGTCTTCTGAACCATTTGATGCTTTCCCAGCAAACAAGATCGTATGCCGCGT ATGCCAGAAGCAATTTTCACAATATACTTGTCCCAGACGCAACTTGCGGTACTGCTCCCTTCAATGCTATAAG GGGCATAGTCTTCGATGTACGGAATCTTTCATGCGAGAAAATGTAATGGCAGAGTTGCACCAAACACAGCCAGATGATAACTCAAAACAGAAAATGCTGGACATATTGAAACGATTTCACTCGGAAGAGGAACCAATTGAAGACATGGATCACAGCGATAATGATGATATTGATG ATCGTACTTTATCGGAAGAGACTATGCAGAAGATTTTATCAG GAAATCAAGTCAGTTTGGACGACTTATCTCCAGAAGAAGTACAGCAGTTTCAGAGAGCAGTGGCATCTGGTGAACTAAGTAAACTTATAAAACCCTGGGGACCATGGTGGTTTAACCTTTCTGCAAAAACAATTTCATTTAGCCGAGAAGGAGCTCAACTCGTGAAGCCACTTCCCCAACAAGATACAGCATTGCCACTACAAGATACCCTAGAAGGTGGTCAATTCAGTGAAGTTCCTCCTGGACCTGAAAACCCACTTCCACCTATTAACAAATTGAGTTCAACAAATCCATCCCCGCTTTTGTCAGTTCACCTTATCGACATCATATATAGTTATTGCTTTACACTTCGCCTCTACAATGGAGATTGGGAATCTGACGCGCTTGATTCAGCAATGGTCGTTTTAAGCTTATTAGGCGAAGGTGCGCTACCTGAGAGTGTAGCAGAAGCCTTAGCCCACAGCTTGAAGCAGACATGTTCACCATCTTATAGACCTGCAGGTGGGCTCCAATTTGGAGTAGGTCTTATTAATGATCTCGTAACTCTACTTCATCTTGACCGAAACGCACTGGTCTGTGCGCTTTGTGATCTACAGAGACTCGTTCAGGCTGGAGGACATGAGTTGAGATCCGGTAACTTGAGAATGTTGAAGAAGAGTGAGATGAAGGCTAAGCTTAAACTTGTTGACAGAAAAATATATTTCATGATGTGCTGGGTTTATGGACAACCAAATGAAGCTTGGACTTCATTGGCAACCCTAGTCGAAATGGAAAAGGGTGTTATGGCTGAAATTTATAGTGGAGGTGTTTGGGCAAGAAAAATCTTACCTCAACAATTCAGCTGA